The following coding sequences lie in one Pseudoalteromonas sp. Scap06 genomic window:
- the rpmG gene encoding 50S ribosomal protein L33, with amino-acid sequence MRDKIRLVSTAGTGFFYTTDKNKRNMPEKMEIKKFDPKARKHVIFKEAKIK; translated from the coding sequence ATGCGCGATAAGATCCGTTTAGTTTCAACTGCTGGTACTGGTTTTTTCTACACTACCGACAAGAACAAGCGTAACATGCCTGAAAAAATGGAAATCAAAAAGTTCGATCCTAAGGCTCGTAAACATGTGATTTTCAAAGAAGCTAAAATTAAGTAA
- the rpmB gene encoding 50S ribosomal protein L28: protein MSKVCQVTGKRPAVGNHRSHARNATKRRFLPNLQTHRFWVESEKRFVTLRTTTKGMRIIDKKGIDTVLTEIRARGEKV from the coding sequence ATGTCTAAAGTATGTCAAGTTACAGGTAAGCGTCCAGCGGTTGGTAACCACCGTTCACACGCGAGAAACGCGACTAAACGTCGTTTCCTACCTAACCTACAAACACACCGTTTTTGGGTTGAAAGTGAAAAACGTTTTGTAACATTACGCACTACTACTAAAGGTATGCGTATTATCGATAAAAAAGGCATTGACACGGTTCTTACAGAAATCCGTGCTCGTGGCGAAAAAGTTTAA